A genomic region of Trifolium pratense cultivar HEN17-A07 linkage group LG3, ARS_RC_1.1, whole genome shotgun sequence contains the following coding sequences:
- the LOC123918783 gene encoding DNA replication licensing factor MCM3, protein MDLSEEVRQAHKREFADFLDQDIGKGIYMDEIKALINHKRHRLIVNISDLHNFRDLGNRILRNPSEYMQSFCDAVTDAARAIDPKYLKEGEQVLVGFEGPFVSRRVTPRDLLSEFIGSMVCVEGIITKCSLVRPKVVKSVHFCPTTGNFTSRDYRDITSNLGLPTGSVYPTRDETGNLLVTEYGLCKYKDHQTLSMQEVPENSAPGQLPRTVDVIAEDDLVDSCKPGDRVAIVGIYKALPGKSKGSVNGVFRTVLIANNVSLLNKEANAPIYSPEDLKNIKKIAEREDTFDLLGNSLAPSIHGHSWIKKAVMLLMLGGVEKNLKNGTHLRGDINMMMVGDPSVAKSQLLRAIMNIAPLAISTTGRGSSGVGLTAAVTSDQETGERRLEAGAMVLADRGVVCIDEFDKMNDQDRVAIHEVMEQQTVTIAKAGIHASLNARCSVVAAANPIYGTYDRSLTPTKNIGLPDSLLSRFDLLFIVLDQMDPDIDRQISEHVLRMHRFRSAIDGGEAAHDGSARYGREEEADTESSVFVKYNRMLHGKKTDRGRKRDTLTIKFLKKYIHYAKHRIQPDLTDEASDQIATAYAELRNANSNAKTGGTLPITARTLETIIRLSTAHAKLKLSRKVSKSDVDAALRILNFAIYHTELTEMDEREEERERELERKRKADGENNGPDRASKSKRDSTSDAMEIDDASAAPQPAVGLTPERIEAFNTLFGQHMRANRLDLISITDIEDVINRGAGSTYSSADILVLLEKLQEDNRLMIVDGMVHMVS, encoded by the exons ATGGATTTGAGCGAAGAAGTTAGACAAGCTCACAAGCGAGAATTCGCCGATTTCCTCGATCAAGAT atCGGAAAAGGCATATACATGGACGAAATCAAAGCTCTAATCAACCACAAGCGTCACCGCCTCATCGTCAACATCTCCGATCTCCACAACTTCCGCGATTTGGGTAACAG AATCCTGAGAAATCCAAGTGAGTATATGCAATCATTTTGTGATGCGGTAACCGATGCTGCTCGTGCTATTGATCCTAAGTATTTGAAGGAAGGGGAACAAGTTCTCGTGGGATTTGAAGGTCCTTTTGTTTCTCGCCGAGTTACGCCGAGGGATCTTCTTTCTGAATTCATAGGTTCTATGGTTTGTGTTGAGGGCATTATCACCAAAT gTTCTCTCGTAAGGCCAAAGGTTGTTAAAAGTGTTCATTTTTGCCCCACCACTGGCAACTTCACTAGCCGTGATTATCGAGATATTACATCTAATTTGGGTTTGCCCACAGGGTCTGTTTATCCCACAAGG GATGAAACTGGCAATTTACTTGTGACCGAGTATGGATTGTGCAAATACAAGGATCATCAAACCTTGTCCATGCAGGAAGTTCCTGAAAATTCTGCGCCTGGTCAGCTCCCAAGAACAGTGGATGTCATAGCAGAGGATGATCTTGTTGATTCTTGCAAGCCTGGAGATCGTGTGGCTATTGTCGGGATATATAAGGCTCTTCCAGGAAAAAGCAAAGGCAGTGTGAATGGTGTATTCAG GACTGTGCTCATAGCCAACAATGTATCTCTTCTCAACAAAGAGGCTAATGCTCCAATCTACAGCCCTGAAGAccttaaaaacattaaaaagataGCTGAAAGAGAGGATACATTTGATCTTCTTGGTAATTCACTTGCACCTTCTATACATGGACATTCTTGGATAAAGAAAGCAGTGATGTTATTGATGCTTGGTGGAGTGGAGAAGAACTTAAAGAATGGCACTCATTTAAGAGG TGACATTAACATGATGATGGTTGGTGATCCATCTGTTGCCAAGTCTCAACTCTTGAGAGCAATCATGAATATTGCCCCCTTGGCAATATCAACTACCGGTCGGGGTTCTTCTGGTGTTGGTTTGACCGCAGCAGTTACTTCAGATCAAGAAACAG GAGAAAGAAGGCTAGAAGCTGGGGCAATGGTTCTTGCTGACAGAGGTGTTGTCTGCATTGATGAATTTGACAAAATGAATGACCAAGATCGTGTAGCTATACATGAAGTTATGGAACAGCAGACTGTAACTATTGCTAAAGCTGGGATCCATGCATCACTTAATGCTCGTTGCAGTGTGGTGGCAGCTGCAAATCCCATATATGGAACT TATGATCGTTCACTTACTCCAACTAAAAATATTGGACTCCCAGACTCTTTGCTTTCTCGATTTGATCTCTTGTTTATCGTGTTGGATCAAATGGATCCTGATATTGATCGCCAAATATCAGAGCACGTCCTTCGTATGCATCGATTTCGTTCTGCTATTGATGGAG GTGAGGCAGCACATGATGGGAGTGCACGATATGGAAGAGAAGAGGAAGCTGATACTGAATCATCTGTCTTTGTCAAATATAACAGAATGCTACATGGAAAGAAAACTGATAGAGGTCGCAAACGCGATACACTTACAATTAAGTTTCTTAAAAAGTATATCCATTATGCTAAGCATAGGATTCAACCTGACCTGACTGATGAG GCATCTGACCAGATTGCCACAGCATATGCTGAGCTCAGAAATGCAAATTCAAATGCAAAG ACTGGAGGAACACTTCCAATAACTGCCAGAACTTTAGAAACCATAATACGTCTCTCAACTGCTCATGCCAAATTGAAGTTGAGCAGAAAG GTTTCAAAGTCTGATGTTGATGCTGCTTTGAGGATTCTTAATTTTGCAATATATCATACAGAACTGACAGAAATGGATGAGCGTGAAGAAGAGAGGGAAAGAGAACTGGAGAGGAAACGTAAGGCTGACGGTGAAAATAATGGTCCTGATCGTGCTTCTAAAAGTAAAAGAGA CTCGACATCAGATGCCATGGAAATTGACGATGCCTCAGCAGCCCCCCAACCTGCTGTTGGTCTCACTCCTGAAAG AATCGAAGCATTCAATACCCTATTTGGTCAGCATATGCGTGCCAATCGCCTGGATCTCATATCTATTACAGATATAGAGGATGTTATCAATAGAGGGGCTGGTTCCACTTACAGCTCGGCAGATATATTGGTCCTGTTAGAG aAATTGCAAGAAGACAATAGATTGATGATAGTTGATGGAATGGTGCATATGGTATCATAA